The Persephonella atlantica genome includes a window with the following:
- a CDS encoding FAD:protein FMN transferase produces MYLITVALLVCVSLSFPYERTKYIMGIPVTVKTDRREVPAKIFSVFKKVDFYFSNYRKDSILCRLNRQKILNIDNFFRQMLEKSLTIYKDTYGYTDISIGNLTVRNGHAVDRCPAEKSDTTGIQNITIKGSVVVLKNGISLDFGAVGKGFAVDRAVEEIRGETEKTVINASGEIRCIGKCSVFIKNPFGNGAVAHFKTVKQETGISTSGTYERGNHLFNPFRKEFSASFISITLFSDIENVYLDGYATAVSVMPEEMAVEFLNRKKIGFVLIKKERCYIKGRYNDRFITELTFLINLPECKKRR; encoded by the coding sequence ATGTATCTGATAACTGTAGCACTTCTTGTTTGTGTAAGCCTTTCTTTTCCTTACGAAAGGACAAAATACATAATGGGAATTCCAGTCACTGTGAAAACAGACCGCAGAGAAGTTCCAGCGAAAATTTTTTCTGTTTTTAAAAAGGTTGATTTTTACTTTTCTAATTATCGGAAAGACAGTATTCTGTGCAGACTAAACAGACAAAAAATTCTAAATATAGATAACTTTTTCCGCCAGATGTTAGAAAAATCTCTAACTATATATAAGGATACATATGGATACACAGATATAAGCATAGGTAATCTGACTGTCAGGAATGGTCACGCTGTAGATAGATGTCCTGCTGAAAAGTCAGACACAACAGGAATACAGAACATTACCATCAAAGGAAGTGTTGTAGTACTGAAAAATGGTATATCACTGGATTTTGGAGCTGTGGGAAAGGGATTTGCTGTTGATAGGGCAGTTGAAGAGATAAGGGGCGAAACAGAAAAAACAGTAATCAATGCGTCAGGAGAGATAAGATGTATCGGAAAGTGTAGCGTGTTTATAAAAAATCCTTTTGGGAATGGAGCTGTTGCTCACTTTAAGACTGTTAAGCAGGAGACAGGTATATCAACCAGTGGAACTTATGAGAGGGGAAACCATCTGTTTAATCCTTTCAGAAAAGAATTTTCAGCCTCTTTTATTTCTATAACCCTGTTTTCTGATATTGAAAATGTGTACCTTGATGGTTATGCAACAGCTGTATCTGTTATGCCAGAGGAGATGGCTGTTGAGTTTTTAAACAGAAAGAAGATAGGTTTTGTGCTGATAAAAAAAGAAAGATGCTACATAAAGGGCAGGTACAACGACAGATTTATCACGGAGCTAACATTTCTGATAAATCTTCCTGAGTGTAAAAAGCGCAGATAA